A window from Chiloscyllium punctatum isolate Juve2018m chromosome 3, sChiPun1.3, whole genome shotgun sequence encodes these proteins:
- the rrm2 gene encoding ribonucleoside-diphosphate reductase subunit M2, which yields MLSVRTPLATKNENVVSAQMSKVCLKEDKENTPPSLSSTRILASKTARKILVDADVTLKSEPSDHSNLNDEPLLKENPRRFVIFPIQYHDIWRMYKKAEASFWTAEEVDLSKDLQHWDSLKSEEKHFISYVLAFFAASDGIVNENLVERFSQEVQVTEARCFYGFQIAMENIHSEMYSLLIDTYIKDPKEREYLFNAIETLPCVKKKADWALRWIGDRQATFGERIVAFAAVEGIFFSGSFAAIFWLKKRGLMPGLTFSNELISRDEGLHCDFACLMFKHLVHKPSEERVRSVIQDAVQIEQEFLTESLPVNLIGMNCILMKRYIEFVADRLMLELGFQKIYKVENPFDFMENISLEGKTNFFEKRVGEYQRMGVMANTADNSFTLDADF from the exons ATGTTGTCAGTCCGCACACCCCTCGCTACCAAAAACGAGAATGTCGTCTCTGCTCAGATGAGCAAAGTCTGTTTGAAGGAGGACAAGGAGAACACG CCGCCTTCTTTGAGCAGCACTCGGATCTTGGCCAGCAAAACCGCCCGCAAGATTCTGGTGGACGCCGATGTAACA CTGAAATCTGAACCATCGGACCACTCGAATTTAAACGACGAGCCTTTACTGAAAGAGAATCCGCGCCGTTTTGTTATCTTTCCCATACAATACCACGACATCTGGCGAATGTATAAAAAAGCAGAGGCGTCTTTTTGGACAGCAGAAGAG GTTGACCTTTCAAAAGATCTCCAACACTGGGATTCCCTGAAATCTGAAGAGAAACACTTCATTTCTTATGTCCTAGCATTCTTTGCAGCAAGTGATGGCATTGTAAATGAAAATTTG GTGGAACGTTTCAGTCAAGAAGTGCAAGTAACCGAAGCTCGTTGTTTCTACGGATTCCAAATTGCAATGGAAAATATTCACTCTGAAATGTACAGTCTTCTTATTGATACATACATCAAGGATCCTAAGGAGAG GGAGTATCTGTTCAATGCAATTGAAACTTTACCTTGTGTGAAAAAGAAGGCTGACTGGGCACTGCGTTGGATTGGTGACCGTCAAGCTACATTTG GAGAGCGAATAGTAGCATTTGCTGCTGTTGAAGGAATATTTTTCTCTGGCTCCTTCGCTGCTATTTTTTGGTTGAAGAAACGAGGATTAATGCCAGGGCTAACATTCTCCAATGAGCTGATCAGCAGAGATGAG GGTCTGCATTGTGATTTTGCCTGTCTTATGTTCAAGCACTTGGTACACAAACCTTCAGAAGAAAGGGTACGGTCAGTCATTCAAGATGCTGTCCAAATTGAGCAG GAATTTCTGACAGAATCTTTACCAGTGAACCTGATTGGGATGAACTGCATCTTAATGAAACGTTACATTGAGTTTGTAGCTGACAGACTGATGTTGGAACTGGGTTTTCAGAAG ATCTACAAAGTGGAGAATCCATTTGACTTTATGGAGAATATCTCATTGGAGGGCAAAACTAACTTTTTTGAAAAGCGAGTTGGCGAGTACCAGAGAATGGGTGTGATGGCTAATACAGCTGATAATTCATTCACACTAGATGCAGATTTTTAA